DNA sequence from the Leptospira limi genome:
GTTGTTATCAAATTTGATGGAGTGCAAGTCGTTTCCACGGTTCCAGCAGCTACAGGATATGCGGCAGGGAATATGGGGCTCGGAATGGGAGGAGCAGAAATGGATCTTGCCGAGCTTTTGTATTTTGACAATCGAGTTTCGGATGAAAATGCAGCAGGGATAGACTGTTATTTGGGAAAACGTTACGGAACATTTAGCTGTCCATGATCAATTATATTGTATTCATCAAAATAGAGTAACGTAACAGCCAATCGCTGCATTTTTAAAATAGTAATTGAATGGATCAATGTCGATCCTCCATTACTTGTAGTGCCTATATACAACCGCAGGTTACTTTCTATTTATGGCCATGCAGCAATAATGGCGCCCATGACGGACATAACAACAAGAGAAGCAATCGTTTCGAACAACCATAATTGTATGCTCCTGCCCATCCAAATGACTTCAATCGACGTTGTAGTCACTAAAAAACCTACCCAAATCCAGAGAGCGCAAAATACACCTCGCCAAACTCCCTCACCACCCAAGTAAGGAGAAGTCGATGCAAACAAAAAGATAACGGCAAGCACGTAAGCTGTTACGAGATTTGTGAGCATATTGAAAATCAGCGGTCTTACCATATCTGAAAATTTTTCATTTCCTGTCGGTTGTATCTTCGCTAGTTTCATCCATAATTTACCAAATAGTGGGCCATGGAAAAGAAATCCGAGAACAAAGGCCGAAAGAGCTGATACGACAACTGCCGCAAGATTGATTGGTAACATGATATCTCCTTACTGAAAAATTCAATTTTTTCATAGTTATTTTACATACCATTTAGTATGTTGTATATAATAAATCTTAATATAATGATGACAAAAGAGAATAAAAAAGCAAAAAAAACTATCTCTAAACCTTTTATGGGAAAGAGAAATCTGGAGATTACCAGGCGCAAGATCCTACTCATAGCTTTTGAAACTTTCTTTAAGCAGGGCTTCCAAGGCACAAGCATGGATGACCTCGTGAAGAAGACAACTCTTAGCAAAGGAGCCTTTTATC
Encoded proteins:
- a CDS encoding DUF1761 domain-containing protein produces the protein MLPINLAAVVVSALSAFVLGFLFHGPLFGKLWMKLAKIQPTGNEKFSDMVRPLIFNMLTNLVTAYVLAVIFLFASTSPYLGGEGVWRGVFCALWIWVGFLVTTTSIEVIWMGRSIQLWLFETIASLVVMSVMGAIIAAWP